CATGTACTCTTTCGTATAAATCGAGTGTCCAAGGGTCTTTTCTTTTAATCCTGTCTGCAATTCCGATAACTGGTGCACCAGTCACATGCCATGCCATTGGGAATAATACATTATAATCTTCCATTCTTTTAAATCTGGCATAAACATCAGGTACAGTATATGTACGGCCGTGTCCAATATGCATTGCTCCACTTGGGTATGGGAAAGCAACAGTTAAGAATAACTTTTTTCTTTCATCTGGGTTTGATTCAAATAGTTTTGCATCGGCCCATTTTTTCTGCCATTTCTTTTCTATATTTTCACTCACTAAATCACCATTAATTTATTGTTTTTTTAGGGCTTTCAGGAACTTTGCTTTTGTGCTGGTTCCTTATAACTTTATCAATTATCATATCAACGTCATCAACCGGAATATCTAAATATTGAGCTATTTTGGTATTTATAACAAATTTTTCGGTGTATAAATGAAGAATTTGATCAAGTAACTCATAACTCATTCCAATTTCCTCTTCATCAGTTTGATTATTCAACAATCCTGCACGTGGAGGCTTATTAATAATGTCTTGTGGAACATCCAGATATTCACTTAATTTGTAGACATCGCTTTTATATAGCTCTCCAATTGGCTCAATGTCACATGCACCATCTCCATGTTTTGTAAAGTAACCAATAAGAATTTCGCTTTTATTGCCTGTTCCACTTACAAGATAATTTTTAGCATTTGCATAATAATAAATGATTGACATTCTGATTCTAGCCTTAAGGTTTCCGATTGCTAGTTTATTTTCTTCAAGCTGTGTCATGGATAGATATTCATTTAAAATGCTATCAATATCTATTTCTTCATGTTCTATACCTAAAATTTGTGTTATTTCTACACCATGAAGCTTATCTTCTGTTGGGGTTGTTGTAGATGGCATTAAAATTCCAAATACTTTATCTTTTCCTAATGCTTCACAAGCAAGGTATGCAACAAGTGTTGAATCAATTCCACCACTTAAACCTATTACTATTCCATCAGTTTTAGATTCATCGACTTTGCCTTTAATGAATTTGATAATGTCGGTTTTTGTTTGTTCTACATTTAATTCTGGAATTTTACTAATATTATCACCCACCTTCCAATCATTTATACACTAAATAATATGTACTTTTTAATTAATAATGGTTAGTATATAATGGGCTGTGCTTCTTTCAAAAACTTGTGTGATTTGAATTTTCACTAGTTTTTGAAAGAGATTGAAAATTCAAATTCCATCTAAACGTGATATAACACGCGTATTAATAATGATAATAATTAAAAAATTTCATCAGGAAAAACCTTAAGTTTCTAGGAATGATTTTTAAACAGAATTATAAATTCAAAACTAATTTTCATCAAAAAATTTCAAATTAACAAAGTTTTTGAAAGAGTCATAATTTCGTATCTATTCGGATTTTTGACCGAAAAGTATATGTTACCTTATGAAAATAAATATAGTTACCAAAAGTTAGATTAATTTAAATCATATGCTTTTCATACTCATAAGCGGAACAATTTTATGAAAAAAATTTCATGAAAAAAGAGTGGTAAGTACACGAAAATCCGTGTACATACCAAAAGTAAGTTTATTTAAGGAGGTAATTTAATTGGCTTTTAAAGATTATTTCAAATTCAATAAAGATAAAACAACTTTTATTTTCGTAGGTGGAAAAGGAGGAGTTGGAAAAACTTCAGTATCATCTGCTACTGCATTATGGTTAGCAGAACAAGGCAAAAAAACATTGATTGTATCAACAGACCCTGCCCATTCATTATCCGATTCCCTTGAAGTTCCAATTGGAAATTATCCACGTGAAATCAAAACCAATTTGTTTGCTGTTGAAATTGACCCTGACGTGGCAATGGCTCAAAAGCAAGCACAATTAGATGCTCAAAAGCAAGCAAATCCTGATGATGCTGGCGGTTTGTTAGGTATGGATTTCTTAACTGATCAATTAGATATGGTGTCTTCATCTCCAGGTGCAGATGAAGCCGCTGCATTTGAAATGTTTATGAGTGTAATGAATTCAGATGAATATGATGTTGTTGTATTTGATACGGCACCAACAGGACATACATTAAGATTATTGTCCTTCCCTGAAGTTATGGACTCATGGGTAGGAAAAATGATGTTACTTAAAGCAAAATTGGGCACTGCAACTAATTCACTTAAAAAAATCATGCCATTCATGGATGCAGTAGATGATCCTCAAACTTCTGAAGATTTAAAAAGAACTAAAGAACAAATTGACAAAGCAAAAGGAATATTATCTGACCCTGATAGGACAACATTCAAAATGGTTGTAATTCCAGAAGAAATGTCAATTTATGAGTCTGAAAGAGCTTTGGAAGCGCTTAACAAACATGATATCACTGTTGATAGCGTTATTGTAAATCAAGTAATGCCTGATATTTGTGACTGTGATTTCTGTCACTCTAGACATAAATTACAACAAAAAAGATTAGCTCTAATTGACCAAAAATTCCCAGACCAATACATTGCTGAAATTCCATTATTTAAAGATGAAGTTAAAGGTCAGGAGAAATTACTAAATCTTGCTCATATTCTATACGATGATCAGGACAATGATGAAGTAGTTCAAGAACCTATTCAATTGTAAAAATAAAAATAAGTTAAAATAATTAAATTATTTTAACTTTAATTCAATCTTCTTTTTTAAAAAACCATTCACAAAATATTGCAAGTATTAATAATAAAATAGGTATTGATGAGAAAGTCCATTTCATAGGATTGAGAATTAAATCACATATTACTGCGACTATGGTTATCACAATCAGTATTTGTGTGATTATATGATTTTTTTTGAAATTCTCAATTAATTCACGGTTAGGAGTTTTTATAAGCTGAATAATTGTATAGATTATCAATATTGCTGCAATTATCAGAAATAACCATGTGAATATCTTTTCATCACCAATGACTCCCTGTCCAAATATTAATATTACAAATACTATGAAAAGTCCGGTAATCAATGTTTCAGGTTTCAAATCCATTTTATTTTATCCTATTGTTTCATTTCTTTTTTAATATCCATTTACAAAATTTTGCAAGTATCGTAATAGTTATTAATATTCAAACTATTATCAACACTAACTTTATAAATAAAGGGATTGCTTATGCAACATCCAATATTATAAATGTGTCAGGTTTAAACGCTTCAATTAACTTTATTATTATTGTTTCCAACTTTTATCCCAATATTTTGTTGGAACATTGAATGGTGTCCAATATTCTTCACTAAAATATTGATAAGTTTCTTCCTTGGTTAATTTTTTAACATTTCCTTTACTTATATATAATGCATCATTTCTGTTTAAGCTGCCGTCAGAATTGATTCCAACTTCTACATACTCATAAGTACCATCGTTTTTTGGAATATTATAAAACTTTTTATTTTGCATATATCCATCTCTGGTGAATGTAATATGCTCATATGCATAATGCCAATCTTTTTTATCAACAAAATTATTTTTAACATAATTTCCTGCACTATGTATTCCCATCATCAATCCAACGGTAGTGGATAGAGTTAAAACGGCACTAGTAGTTACAAGTGTTGAAGCGATACTTGCAGTTACAGTACCAATCATAGATGCGGTAACAATTAAGGGATGGATTTTATTTAAAATATTCTTAATAATATTATTGCCTCCACTATTTACTTTGTCCATAGTATTTCTAATTCCTTTAACAATGTCTTTAGGTATTATTCCAACACTACAACAATCGTTTGTTGTTGGAACTGCCGCTCCTTTATATGCGAAATCGCCATCGCTTAAAATAACATTAGCTACTCCGCTTGTTGAATTAATTATCATGGTTGAATTTTTACCATCTTCACATATAATATGAAAGATCTCTCTCATTTGAACAATGCTGAAATTATTAGCTTCAATGGATTCTAAAATGTTGTCTATTGAATTTGTAATATTGTCAATGTATCTCTCACCAACTGGTGCTAAAACATAATTTTCAATATTTGGCAAGTAAACAGAATTCATTAACCTAAACATTTTTGTATTTTGACCATCTCCATTAACAGTCATGCCCATATTGGCATTCAAAATATGTAAATAGGTATTATCTAAGTTAATGCCTCCAAGAATTGTAACTGCATTGTCCCGTTTCCAGTTTACATTAAATTCCTTTGCATAGTTGTCAGCTATTTCATCTGCAAGCCACACGGTTTCAAGGGATGCTAAAAACATTCCATAAATATTCATAGCTCCGAATTTTGATAAATATTCTGAATTTCTGTCTGTCCATTTTTTTAAAATATTTTTTGTAATCTTTTCATTAATTATCGCATAACTTTGAAGTACTTCAAAACCTAAGCTTTGTCTATACTTTTGATTGAGTCCATAACTAATTGCTTCTATTTTTTCAAGATTTTCTTCGCCGTTAATTATGAATTTGGTTATGATCTCTTCTTTTGAAGGATAACCAACAATTGACTTTCCAAAATAGCTGAAGGTTGCATTTTCATTAGTGTTTGCAAATTTAATTAAATCAGTATTGTGGTTGGTTATTTCATCATAACTTTTATAGTTGAAGTCATATATGCTTTTTCCATAAAATTTAGCTAAATTGTATTTTAGACCTAATTCATCATATTGAACAGTATAAAAGTTAACTTTGGCTTTTATATGGTTATTCTGGAGATATGTTATGGTTTCACTATAGCCCAGTCCTTTATCAATATAAATTCCAAATAAATCATCATTGGTTTCTGCATTGTTCCTATATTCGATATTGGTGTGGTTAGCTGTTGAATAAATTAAAATGCCGTTGCCCTTTAAATTATTTTTATTAAAATCGCTTTTAGTGGCACTTCCATCAAAAGGAACTAAATGAGCTTTATAACCTATCACTACAGAATCAACACCAGGAATTGCTGATTTTGAGAATAGATATTCCTTTGTTTCATTAACCCGTATCGTGAAAAGTTCATTTTTAGGCATTCTTATAATTCCATCTAGGCCTGTTTTTATTGCATAAACAGAATTGTGAAAGACATAGGGATTGGTAACATTAACATAATTTGGAATTGATGTGATATGGCTAAATAAATCATGTTTAATTCCTTTATTAACAGTAATTTGGTTAGTGTTTTTCAATCCTTCATATTCTGTAGTTATTGAGTATTTTCCTTCTTTCAAGTCAATTATCTGTGTTGCAATGCCTTTGGAATTGCTTCTTGGAGTGTAAGTTTTGCCATTTATTTTTAATGTTACTTTTTTATTTGGAGAGCCTTTCCCGTTAGAATTTAAGACTTTAACACAAAATTTGCTTCCATCACTTTCATTCATTGTCAAGTCTGATGTTTCTAGAATTGTTTTAATCGTGATGGCTTTTTTAATTGTTTCTGATGTTTTGGAATTAATGGCAGAAATGCTATATTTTCCAGGTTTCAAATCAATATCTAGTTTTCCAACACCTTTGTTATCAGTTTTAACGGTGTAATCATTGTTATTTAATTTGAATTTCACAGATGTCTGTTTAAGAACTTTTCCTTTTTTGTCATAAAACTTTGAGCAGTATTTTGACTTGTTTTTATAGTATTTTGACAAATCACTACATTTTACTGTGCTTTTGATGGTTATAGTACTTTTAGCGTTTGCTTTTTTATATAATGGCGTTTCGTCAAATTTAGTTATGGCGCTATATTTTCCACTTTTCAAATTAAGATTTATAGATGCTTTGCCTTTTGAATTAGTTTTTTTAGTATAAGTTTTACCATCTATTGTAATCTTTACTTTGACCTTTTTAATTACCTTTTTTTTAGCATCTTTAAGTGTTACAGTAAATGCACTCCCATCTTTGTAATGCATTTTCACATCAGGAGCTTTAATGTTTACTTTTTGTTTACTTTTTGAGGTTAACATCTTATTGCTTGGTTCAAGTTGTTTTTCTTGAGAACTAATTTGGTTAAGTTCTTCATCTTCAATTGTTTTGTGCAATGTTTCATTATCAATATTTGCTGCCGAAGCAACTCCGATTAGTAAAAACAGTAATAAAATGAAACATATGGTGTTTAGTTTAATGTTCATCATATCTACCTTTTGTCTTTTTTTTAACCCGACTGACAATTAATGTATGATATAATCGAACATATAAGCTTTGATTTTAAAATCAAATAGGAAAGAACTTTTAAAATGAATTTTTAAGGTTAATTTTATTCATTAATTAGCATAATGCACATATAGGTAAATTCACTTTGAGCAATATCTTCTAATGTTGCTGAAACAATTTTTTCATCAGGATAACTTAAACGTTCACAAACTACAACTTCACGGTCTTTTTCAACACCATTGTCAAGTAAGAATTGTGCCATGTCTTTAACTTTACGGGAAGGCAGTGCAATAGTTTTTTTACCATTATTAATCACAGGCAAGATGTCTTCTATATTTTCCCTGCCATGGAAAGTCATTACATTAGCGTCGTCCCATTGAATGTGGCATTTTGCAGCTGCAAGCTGAAGAGAACTAATTCCGGGAATTACTTCAATACTGTTTTTTGGGAAATTTTTTTCACCCGAAATTCTTAAAACGGTATTTAAAACTCCTGAAAAACCAGGATCTCCAGTTGATAATATGGATACGATATTTCCTTCAACTGCAAGTTCAACACCTTTTTCTAATGTATCTAATAATTCTTTAACATTAAATGCAAGTTTTCCCGGTGCATCATCAAATAAATCAATAGCACGTGTGCTTCCAACAGTATAATCACTCATTTTAACAGTATCTATGGCCTTTTTTGTTAAATATTCGCTAGATCCAGGACCAATGCCAACAATATAAATTTTACCAGTCATTTTAATCATCAATTTTCAAAGTTTCTCTAAAAGTTTCTTTTAATCCGTTAAGAGTTTCATTTGAATAGTTTTTATCTTTTTCACTATTTAATGTAAACATGGCTAATTCATAGATAATTTTATTCATGGATTGACCGTAATCAGTTAAATAATACTCTGTAGTAACAGGGCTTGTGTTCAATACTTTTTTCTCAATTAATCCATTTTCTTCTAACTCTTTTA
This portion of the Methanobrevibacter sp. V74 genome encodes:
- a CDS encoding NAD+ synthase: MSKIPELNVEQTKTDIIKFIKGKVDESKTDGIVIGLSGGIDSTLVAYLACEALGKDKVFGILMPSTTTPTEDKLHGVEITQILGIEHEEIDIDSILNEYLSMTQLEENKLAIGNLKARIRMSIIYYYANAKNYLVSGTGNKSEILIGYFTKHGDGACDIEPIGELYKSDVYKLSEYLDVPQDIINKPPRAGLLNNQTDEEEIGMSYELLDQILHLYTEKFVINTKIAQYLDIPVDDVDMIIDKVIRNQHKSKVPESPKKTIN
- a CDS encoding TRC40/GET3/ArsA family transport-energizing ATPase → MAFKDYFKFNKDKTTFIFVGGKGGVGKTSVSSATALWLAEQGKKTLIVSTDPAHSLSDSLEVPIGNYPREIKTNLFAVEIDPDVAMAQKQAQLDAQKQANPDDAGGLLGMDFLTDQLDMVSSSPGADEAAAFEMFMSVMNSDEYDVVVFDTAPTGHTLRLLSFPEVMDSWVGKMMLLKAKLGTATNSLKKIMPFMDAVDDPQTSEDLKRTKEQIDKAKGILSDPDRTTFKMVVIPEEMSIYESERALEALNKHDITVDSVIVNQVMPDICDCDFCHSRHKLQQKRLALIDQKFPDQYIAEIPLFKDEVKGQEKLLNLAHILYDDQDNDEVVQEPIQL
- a CDS encoding cobalt-precorrin-7 (C(5))-methyltransferase, which produces MTGKIYIVGIGPGSSEYLTKKAIDTVKMSDYTVGSTRAIDLFDDAPGKLAFNVKELLDTLEKGVELAVEGNIVSILSTGDPGFSGVLNTVLRISGEKNFPKNSIEVIPGISSLQLAAAKCHIQWDDANVMTFHGRENIEDILPVINNGKKTIALPSRKVKDMAQFLLDNGVEKDREVVVCERLSYPDEKIVSATLEDIAQSEFTYMCIMLINE
- a CDS encoding helix-turn-helix domain-containing protein; this encodes MQKTICPVDRTLSLISKKWSIQIIRDMFFGKKHFKEFKEDKPNLSNKVLSNCLKELEENGLIEKKVLNTSPVTTEYYLTDYGQSMNKIIYELAMFTLNSEKDKNYSNETLNGLKETFRETLKIDD